The following proteins are encoded in a genomic region of Zea mays cultivar B73 chromosome 9, Zm-B73-REFERENCE-NAM-5.0, whole genome shotgun sequence:
- the LOC100383857 gene encoding U-box domain-containing protein 75-like isoform X1, with the protein MPQYQELPCGGQELDIDTALKDGILGGALEPVGAAAGDDGKQPVELRRMMDELDAAAGDGGGGGGDEAVPAVFICPISLEPMVDPVTLCTGQTYERANISRWLALGHRTCPTTMQELWDDALTPNATLRQLIAAWFSRRYTRFKKRSADFHGRAADLVGSLRGTAVPRRQPLKGQARVAALRELRTLAAAHQSVTKAIAEAGGVALLTSLLGPFTSHAVGAEAVAILVSGVLLDADTKAALMQPAKVSLVVDMLNEGAADTKINCVRLIRILMVERGFRPETVASLSLLVGVMRLIRDKRHPDGVAAGLELLNSICAVHRPARCMVVSIGAVPQLVELLPELATECVEPALDILDALSAVPEGRMALKDCPRTIPNAVRLLMRVSEACTRRALSMLWTVCRMAPEECAPAAVEAGLAAKLLLVIQSGCAPELKQKASELLKLCRLNYTDTLFISKCKLTRTIQ; encoded by the coding sequence ATGCCACAGTACCAGGAGCTGCCCTGCGGCGGGCAGGAGCTCGATATCGACACCGCGCTCAAGGATGGCATCCTCGGGGGCGCGCTGGAGCCCGTGGGTGCGGCGGCGGGGGACGATGGCAAGCAGCCCGTGGAGCTGCGCAGGATGATGGACGAGCTGGACGCGGCGGCcggggacggcggcggcggcggcggggacgAGGCGGTGCCGGCGGTCTTCATCTGCCCGATCTCGCTCGAGCCCATGGTGGATCCGGTGACGCTCTGCACGGGGCAGACGTACGAGCGGGCCAACATCTCGCGGTGGCTAGCCCTGGGCCACCGGACCTGCCCGACCACGATGCAGGAGCTCTGGGACGACGCGCTCACCCCAAACGCCACCCTCCGGCAGCTCATCGCCGCCTGGTTCTCCCGCCGGTACACGAGGTTTAAGAAGCGCTCCGCCGACTTCCACGGCCGCGCCGCCGACCTCGTCGGCAGCCTCCGCGGCACGGCGGTGCCCAGGCGGCAGCCCCTCAAGGGCCAGGCCCGCGTCGCGGCGCTGCGGGAGCTGCGCACCCTCGCCGCCGCCCACCAGTCCGTCACCAAGGCCATCGCCGAGGCCGGCGGCGTGGCCCTGCTCACGTCGCTGCTCGGACCCTTCACGTCCCACGCCGTGGGGGCCGAGGCCGTCGCGATACTCGTCAGCGGGGTGCTGCTTGACGCTGACACCAAGGCCGCGCTCATGCAGCCGGCGAAGGTGTCGCTCGTGGTCGACATGCTCAACGAGGGCGCCGCGGACACCAAGATCAACTGTGTCCGCCTCATCCGCATCCTCATGGTCGAGAGGGGTTTCCGGCCGGAGACGGTGGCGAGCCTCAGCCTCTTGGTCGGCGTCATGCGCCTCATCCGGGACAAGCGGCATCCGGACGGTGTGGCCGCGGGGCTCGAGCTGCTGAATTCGATCTGCGCGGTGCACAGGCCAGCGAGGTGTATGGTTGTTAGCATCGGTGCGGTGCCGCAGCTGGTGGAATTGTTGCCGGAGCTAGCGACGGAGTGTGTCGAGCCGGCTTTGGACATCTTGGATGCCCTGTCTGCGGTTCCAGAGGGGAGGATGGCTCTTAAGGATTGTCCGCGGACGATCCCCAATGCTGTCCGGTTGCTGATGAGAGTTTCAGAGGCATGCACTAGACGCGCGCTGTCGATGCTGTGGACGGTGTGTCGGATGGCTCCGGAAGAATGTGCACCTGCTGCAGTGGAGGCTGGGTTGGCGGCGAAGCTTCTGCTTGTCATCCAAAGTGGTTGTGCGCCGGAGCTGAAGCAGAAGGCGTCGGAGCTGCTCAAGCTGTGCCGCCTCAACTACACCGACACCCTCTTCATCTCCAAGTGCAAACTCACAAGGACAATTCAGTGA